A genomic window from Cloacibacillus evryensis DSM 19522 includes:
- a CDS encoding PucR family transcriptional regulator — MIWTTDKMVSLLEKTEISDVLQEAFLISGNSFSYRDNITLKTIAYSESQEFLSTVRSCPLRETAKRYKVRQITENSVVRGYLIVDKITELSEDSRNLTETVLLAIKLLLRQTITKKTHEARITSNLFSELISGKITTQESLSSRLRLLSIKFPWSMVVLSADFPHVTKEEEVYIEELLTNKVSNFYPDSYIYHDGALFSCILALKRVTSAEILEKDIRMIADQVNLEISRKKVLCDKIPYWGCGKIYPSLLSLKKSYYEASQSVLYAKIYSNKKNDIIFWTDTGAFRLIGRCAATQDAIDFHNEILSPFLEYEYLIETLGGLDANNWNLAGTAESLSCHYNTIKYRYKKIRDILTEGGYDIESHDTRFDISIALRLYKIYMERGFSNEEK, encoded by the coding sequence ATGATATGGACGACTGACAAGATGGTAAGTCTTCTGGAAAAGACAGAAATAAGCGACGTCTTGCAAGAGGCTTTTTTAATCTCCGGCAACAGTTTTTCATACAGGGATAACATTACATTAAAGACTATCGCCTACTCCGAATCGCAGGAATTTCTAAGCACGGTTAGGTCGTGTCCGCTGCGCGAAACGGCAAAAAGGTATAAGGTCCGTCAAATCACAGAAAACAGCGTCGTGCGTGGTTATTTAATTGTCGATAAGATTACGGAACTGTCAGAGGACAGCAGAAACCTTACCGAGACAGTATTGCTGGCAATTAAGTTGTTGCTGAGGCAAACGATAACAAAAAAAACTCACGAAGCACGGATAACAAGCAATCTATTTTCAGAACTTATATCAGGCAAAATCACGACGCAGGAATCCTTGTCAAGCCGCCTTCGGCTGCTTTCAATAAAATTCCCCTGGAGCATGGTGGTATTATCCGCCGACTTCCCACATGTCACAAAGGAGGAAGAAGTGTATATAGAAGAACTTCTCACCAACAAAGTCAGTAATTTTTACCCTGATTCGTACATATATCACGATGGCGCACTTTTTTCGTGTATTCTCGCGTTGAAAAGGGTCACCTCGGCTGAAATATTGGAAAAGGATATACGTATGATAGCCGATCAGGTAAATTTGGAAATTTCAAGAAAAAAGGTGCTCTGTGACAAGATCCCATATTGGGGGTGCGGGAAAATATATCCTTCGCTGCTTTCATTGAAAAAAAGCTATTATGAGGCATCTCAGTCTGTTCTTTACGCGAAAATTTATTCTAATAAAAAAAACGATATCATCTTTTGGACGGATACCGGCGCTTTCAGATTAATAGGGCGATGCGCCGCCACTCAGGATGCGATCGATTTTCATAATGAAATCCTCTCACCATTTCTGGAATATGAATATTTAATAGAGACACTGGGCGGGCTGGACGCAAATAACTGGAATTTAGCAGGTACGGCAGAATCTCTGTCATGCCATTACAATACCATAAAGTACCGCTATAAAAAGATCCGTGATATCCTGACGGAGGGCGGGTACGATATTGAAAGCCATGATACGCGTTTTGACATTTCCATCGCTTTAAGGCTCTACAAAATTTATATGGAAAGAGGATTTTCCAATGAGGAAAAATAA
- a CDS encoding M20 family metallopeptidase: protein MRKNKETSQPADNALAILQQLIRIRTNHTEGYEMDAVKYIASLFPPKTEMSVIDHGGNRGSLIVEIKGRVPDKKIAVFSYLDTVKNIGMDRWEHPPFSADYINGAVHGKGAANMKGGVTSAILAMMELSRTPPPPLSVLMCLTADGTGDGLGAVEIAEKGYLNGVVEAIFTSATKEKIGISQKGALWTKVEVTGTTSYSASPSSGTNAVEALIAFCQRLRKEVIGKKNKKHLLFGLPSCTITQFNSGTGEVNQIPPYAAATIDIRFMPYQDPESIINLYNKIAKELSKTYDGISVKIEILKIQNSVYIPEDSAMVKRFSETLSSMNKKSVLTGLNIFGDAAHVIPRTGVPFIIYGPGEYSSAVNEKVSLKSVISVANVLVKYIRTHDANF, encoded by the coding sequence ATGAGGAAAAATAAAGAAACCTCTCAGCCCGCGGATAACGCGCTGGCTATCTTGCAGCAGCTTATCAGGATACGCACGAACCATACAGAGGGATACGAGATGGATGCCGTAAAATATATCGCCTCTCTCTTTCCGCCGAAAACAGAAATGTCCGTAATCGATCATGGCGGCAACAGAGGATCTCTGATCGTCGAAATCAAAGGTCGGGTACCAGATAAAAAGATTGCTGTCTTTAGTTACTTGGATACGGTAAAAAATATTGGCATGGACCGTTGGGAACACCCTCCTTTTTCCGCCGATTATATAAACGGCGCGGTCCACGGGAAAGGCGCGGCGAATATGAAGGGAGGAGTAACTTCGGCAATATTGGCCATGATGGAACTTAGCAGGACGCCGCCCCCGCCATTGTCGGTGTTGATGTGCCTCACGGCAGACGGCACAGGAGATGGGCTGGGTGCCGTCGAAATAGCAGAAAAAGGCTACCTTAATGGTGTTGTTGAAGCAATTTTTACCAGCGCAACAAAAGAAAAAATCGGCATATCGCAAAAGGGCGCCCTGTGGACAAAAGTAGAGGTGACTGGAACCACAAGTTATTCGGCATCTCCTTCAAGCGGCACAAACGCCGTTGAAGCCCTTATTGCATTTTGTCAGCGCCTTCGTAAGGAGGTAATAGGGAAAAAAAACAAAAAACACCTTTTGTTTGGGCTGCCCAGCTGTACAATCACGCAATTCAACAGTGGGACGGGAGAGGTCAATCAGATACCGCCTTACGCGGCGGCCACGATTGACATAAGGTTCATGCCCTATCAGGATCCAGAATCCATTATCAATTTATACAACAAAATTGCTAAAGAGTTATCAAAAACCTATGACGGCATCAGTGTAAAAATAGAGATCCTTAAAATACAAAACAGCGTCTACATCCCGGAGGATTCTGCGATGGTAAAAAGGTTTTCGGAAACGCTGTCATCAATGAATAAGAAAAGCGTCCTTACCGGTCTGAATATTTTCGGCGATGCCGCACATGTCATCCCCCGAACCGGCGTACCCTTTATTATTTATGGCCCTGGTGAGTATTCTTCCGCGGTTAATGAGAAGGTATCGCTGAAATCTGTGATCTCGGTCGCCAACGTGCTTGTAAAGTATATCCGGACCCATGATGCTAATTTTTAG
- a CDS encoding Ig-like domain-containing alpha-2-macroglobulin family protein, protein MEDRRYRSGTLLAALALAAAALFFVVAPVLGVGERDFLIRSFSPQGTVTGGAEVKAVFSHEAVSDDAVGRTLKPAEYPLDFSPPLAGSGKWSDASTFVFIPNGGRLSAATRYTATARSGLRDREGRPLSGTQAFSFNTPALAFKGVKQTDFDPESGSASFELEFSLPVSPARLRGYAEVRDAAKRPLNFSVAQGPASKRIRLTTEGLSEREAVLHLAAGLPSEAGPLGLEKAVAAKLKRTMIMELRDSGAASEMGGSRIWIDTTSPVDLAKAAAFIELSPAVKFTVEPKDGGFAIAGDFKPQERIKVTVRKGLPSAGGKGAAGRTLAADWSRAFIFPDIEAQVRFASPGRVLSPADSLRIPLESVNFDKVNILLWQLYDNNIPIAMRNEWEGYPTELSRLIAEKEYLVKAKPNETARRALDLKPLLEGRKGVFLVVAQGRGGRVWSESRQTINVTDLGLTVKLGGASALARVLSVSEAKPLSGVRVTLWSHANQLVGEGKTDRSGVAKISLKNADEKGAPIIALAEKDGDTSYIRFEQGLYNGNDDFDTAGSPWLDRGYSAFCYTPRDIFRPGETLPVQAIVRGADGRAPKPFPLAMEVFAPNGKLWKTVSAKLTEEGVFSARLDIPADAPTGPWNISLTTPGGSDQIGNKEIYIEEFAAPRLFVEAAAKPAAITGEGASELSIAGRYTFGNPGAGLQWEAEFHTVDRTFTHKDWKSFSFREADKKFTSESDFIASGALDAEGRATASVKGTGWNAPSMLDLSVRAGVMDDGGRWTYKTVTIPWYPAEVMAGIEAPREAVPGKSFSFRAAAVTIGGKAAAVKEMKYSLFRRVRQAVVFESDGRMTKEMREQLIPRGEGRMPLSGGAGSARAEIKEAGEYLLRVETADGKSRASAVIYAYGTSGGGDTSLPDMAEITTDKRIYKAGETAKIRVKSPFAGSLLIDAETTEAVWNETREMRGAEAELSLKVTKEMRPNAWITAQIVRPAQKDGAPARAFGLAPLMTDNSGSRLSVEIAKAPKLEPGKNKIVLTVKDSAGKGTASDVTVMLVDETVLGLTGYKTPDPWDFFTARRMLGMDTYDIYGALITPEKSSTPLLTAGGGGMAENMMMKSSLSPVQARRFKMLSLVKRARSDSGGKCEVEFDIPEFSGKARIMAVAATAQAEGGAETATQIGRDVTAEIAMPRFAAPGDKFTANVQLFNMTDRELTVKLSAKSKKAPAELAISGGGKESRTVTIKGGGSATLPFAFEAKGVGTAEITYRTEWSGGKKGAIENTIELPIRPAAPRVTENHASVIEPGKRESFSLPGSSQKAGFARGFVMLSAMPQISLSALADFLVTYPYGCFEQTVSAAWPLLVQPELVKYTDPALADKGALTRRIDKIESIQNYDGGFPRWSGESWSQPWESLYGAHFLLEAKRMGSKVSPDALKAAADYARALLPVMPDGDGDAAWRETLTRRAYASFVLTLAGEPPLGWMESLRDKIGEMEPSGRLLLACAYAAAGDKKEAQKIVGQKSAALKETPGKNINYDSNLRNSALSLLARTYIDPTGAEAAASAAALLKELKERGRYSTQEGGFSMIALGRWFSAQPRGGTISGRLVREPGAKTIGTVGEKERSVAAEGLGSYIAENDGKARLYSAWSLSYIPAGAIAARNDGIEIRQRIADRKGKVVSKEVTRGEALTAAVTITPKAGSLRGVVAVMPLPAGFEIENPRLTGAGEENVSGVRSEIRDDRLILFIEELRKPLKWHYSLRAVTEGTFASPQVYAECMYDPGISSVSGGGTITVNAPK, encoded by the coding sequence ATGGAGGATAGAAGATATCGTTCAGGAACTTTATTGGCGGCGCTTGCACTCGCGGCGGCGGCGTTGTTTTTTGTTGTCGCGCCTGTCCTCGGCGTGGGGGAGAGGGATTTTCTCATCCGCTCGTTTTCGCCGCAGGGGACCGTCACGGGCGGCGCGGAGGTGAAAGCGGTCTTCAGCCACGAGGCCGTCTCGGACGACGCCGTCGGGCGGACGCTCAAACCGGCCGAATATCCGCTTGACTTCTCGCCGCCGCTGGCCGGCTCCGGCAAGTGGAGCGACGCTTCGACCTTCGTCTTCATTCCCAACGGAGGCAGGCTGTCGGCCGCGACAAGGTACACGGCGACTGCGCGCTCCGGACTGCGCGACCGCGAGGGGCGGCCGCTGTCAGGAACACAGGCTTTTTCGTTCAATACGCCGGCGCTGGCCTTCAAGGGCGTCAAACAGACCGACTTCGACCCCGAGAGCGGCAGCGCCTCCTTTGAGCTTGAATTTTCCCTGCCGGTGTCGCCCGCCCGCCTGCGCGGCTACGCGGAGGTGCGGGACGCGGCGAAACGGCCGCTGAATTTCTCCGTAGCGCAGGGGCCGGCCTCAAAAAGGATCAGGCTTACGACGGAGGGGCTCTCCGAAAGGGAGGCGGTGCTCCATCTTGCCGCCGGGCTTCCCTCGGAGGCCGGGCCGCTCGGCCTTGAGAAGGCGGTCGCCGCCAAGCTGAAGCGCACGATGATCATGGAGCTGCGCGATTCAGGCGCGGCCTCCGAGATGGGCGGCAGCCGCATCTGGATCGACACCACATCTCCCGTCGATCTCGCGAAGGCCGCGGCTTTCATCGAGCTCTCGCCCGCCGTGAAGTTCACGGTGGAACCGAAGGACGGAGGCTTCGCGATCGCGGGCGATTTCAAACCGCAGGAGAGGATAAAGGTCACCGTCAGGAAGGGACTGCCCTCCGCGGGAGGCAAGGGGGCCGCCGGGCGGACGCTCGCGGCGGACTGGAGCCGCGCCTTCATCTTCCCCGATATCGAGGCACAGGTGCGTTTCGCCAGCCCGGGGCGGGTGCTTTCGCCGGCCGATTCTCTAAGGATACCGCTGGAGAGCGTCAACTTCGACAAGGTAAACATCCTCCTCTGGCAGCTTTACGACAACAACATCCCCATCGCGATGCGCAATGAGTGGGAGGGCTACCCGACGGAGCTCTCGCGCCTCATCGCGGAGAAGGAATATCTGGTAAAGGCGAAACCGAATGAAACGGCGCGCCGCGCGCTGGACCTCAAGCCTCTGCTCGAGGGGCGCAAGGGCGTCTTCCTCGTCGTGGCGCAGGGGCGCGGCGGCCGGGTATGGAGCGAAAGCCGCCAGACGATAAACGTGACGGACCTCGGCCTCACCGTGAAACTCGGCGGCGCTTCGGCGCTCGCGCGCGTGCTCTCCGTCTCGGAGGCCAAGCCGCTGTCCGGCGTGCGCGTGACACTCTGGTCGCACGCGAACCAGCTCGTCGGCGAGGGAAAGACGGACAGGAGCGGCGTCGCGAAAATATCGCTCAAGAACGCCGACGAAAAGGGCGCGCCAATCATCGCGCTTGCCGAGAAGGACGGGGACACCTCCTATATCCGCTTTGAACAGGGGCTCTACAACGGCAACGACGATTTTGACACCGCCGGCAGCCCCTGGCTGGACCGCGGTTATTCGGCCTTCTGCTACACGCCGCGGGACATCTTCCGCCCCGGCGAGACTCTGCCGGTACAGGCGATAGTGCGCGGGGCCGACGGCAGGGCCCCCAAGCCATTCCCTCTGGCGATGGAGGTCTTCGCGCCCAACGGCAAACTCTGGAAGACTGTGAGCGCGAAGCTCACGGAAGAGGGCGTATTCTCCGCGCGGCTCGACATTCCGGCCGACGCGCCGACGGGGCCGTGGAACATCTCCCTGACCACCCCCGGCGGAAGCGATCAGATCGGCAATAAAGAGATATACATAGAGGAGTTCGCCGCGCCCCGGCTCTTCGTGGAGGCGGCGGCAAAGCCGGCGGCGATCACGGGAGAGGGCGCGAGCGAGCTGTCGATAGCGGGCCGCTACACCTTCGGCAACCCAGGCGCGGGCCTGCAGTGGGAGGCTGAGTTCCACACCGTAGACCGCACATTCACGCATAAGGACTGGAAATCCTTCTCGTTCAGAGAGGCTGACAAAAAATTCACCTCCGAATCGGACTTCATCGCCTCCGGCGCGCTCGACGCGGAGGGGCGGGCAACGGCTTCCGTGAAGGGCACCGGCTGGAACGCGCCCTCGATGCTGGACCTCTCGGTGCGCGCGGGCGTCATGGACGACGGCGGGCGCTGGACATATAAGACGGTCACCATCCCGTGGTACCCGGCGGAGGTGATGGCCGGGATCGAAGCGCCGCGCGAGGCTGTACCCGGAAAAAGCTTCTCCTTCCGCGCCGCCGCCGTCACCATAGGCGGCAAAGCCGCCGCCGTCAAAGAGATGAAATATTCCCTCTTCCGCCGCGTGCGGCAGGCCGTGGTATTTGAGAGCGACGGGCGCATGACGAAGGAGATGCGGGAACAGCTGATACCGCGCGGCGAGGGGAGGATGCCGCTGTCAGGCGGCGCCGGCTCCGCGCGCGCGGAGATCAAAGAGGCCGGCGAGTACCTTCTCCGCGTCGAGACGGCGGACGGAAAGTCGCGCGCCTCGGCGGTGATCTACGCCTACGGAACGTCGGGCGGCGGGGATACATCCCTTCCCGATATGGCGGAGATAACGACCGATAAGAGGATATACAAAGCCGGAGAGACGGCGAAGATAAGGGTAAAATCGCCCTTCGCCGGTTCGCTGCTGATAGACGCGGAGACGACGGAGGCCGTCTGGAACGAGACGCGCGAGATGCGCGGCGCCGAAGCGGAGCTATCGCTCAAGGTGACCAAGGAAATGCGGCCAAACGCCTGGATCACGGCGCAGATAGTGCGCCCGGCGCAAAAGGACGGAGCGCCCGCGCGCGCCTTCGGCCTCGCCCCGCTGATGACCGACAACAGCGGCAGCCGCCTCAGCGTGGAGATAGCAAAAGCTCCTAAGCTGGAGCCCGGCAAAAACAAAATAGTTCTTACGGTAAAAGACAGCGCCGGCAAAGGGACGGCCTCGGACGTCACGGTGATGCTCGTCGACGAGACAGTCCTCGGCCTCACCGGGTATAAGACGCCAGATCCCTGGGATTTCTTCACCGCCCGCCGGATGCTCGGGATGGATACCTACGATATCTACGGGGCGCTCATCACGCCGGAGAAATCTTCCACCCCGCTCCTGACGGCCGGCGGAGGCGGCATGGCGGAAAACATGATGATGAAGTCCAGCCTCAGCCCGGTGCAGGCGCGCCGTTTCAAGATGCTTTCGCTGGTAAAGAGGGCCCGTTCGGATTCCGGCGGCAAATGCGAAGTTGAGTTCGACATCCCCGAATTCTCGGGCAAGGCCCGCATCATGGCCGTGGCCGCCACCGCGCAGGCGGAGGGGGGCGCGGAGACCGCGACGCAGATAGGGCGCGACGTGACGGCGGAGATCGCGATGCCGCGCTTCGCCGCTCCCGGCGATAAATTCACGGCGAACGTGCAGCTCTTCAACATGACGGATCGCGAGCTCACCGTAAAGCTGTCGGCGAAGAGCAAAAAGGCCCCCGCCGAGCTGGCGATATCGGGAGGCGGCAAAGAAAGCCGCACGGTGACGATAAAGGGAGGCGGCTCCGCGACGCTGCCCTTCGCCTTTGAAGCCAAGGGCGTGGGCACGGCGGAGATAACCTACCGTACCGAATGGTCGGGCGGCAAAAAGGGCGCGATCGAAAATACCATAGAGCTCCCCATCCGCCCCGCCGCACCGCGTGTCACGGAGAACCATGCTTCAGTGATCGAGCCGGGAAAGAGAGAATCCTTCAGCCTGCCGGGAAGCTCCCAAAAGGCGGGATTCGCGCGGGGCTTCGTGATGCTCTCGGCGATGCCGCAGATATCGCTCTCGGCCCTCGCGGACTTCCTCGTCACCTATCCCTACGGCTGTTTTGAACAGACCGTATCCGCCGCCTGGCCGCTGCTCGTACAGCCGGAGCTCGTCAAATACACGGACCCGGCCCTTGCGGACAAGGGGGCGCTGACACGCCGTATCGACAAGATAGAAAGCATACAGAATTACGACGGCGGCTTCCCGCGCTGGAGCGGCGAGTCGTGGTCGCAGCCGTGGGAGAGCCTTTACGGAGCCCACTTCCTGCTTGAGGCGAAGCGTATGGGCAGCAAGGTATCGCCAGACGCCCTCAAAGCCGCCGCCGACTACGCGCGGGCGCTGCTGCCCGTAATGCCCGACGGAGACGGAGACGCGGCCTGGCGTGAAACGCTGACCCGCAGGGCCTATGCCTCCTTCGTCCTCACCCTCGCCGGCGAGCCGCCCCTCGGCTGGATGGAGAGCCTGCGCGACAAGATAGGGGAGATGGAACCCTCGGGGCGGCTGCTGCTCGCCTGCGCCTACGCCGCGGCGGGAGATAAAAAAGAGGCGCAAAAGATAGTCGGGCAGAAGAGCGCGGCGCTGAAAGAGACGCCGGGCAAAAACATAAACTACGACTCAAACCTCCGCAACAGCGCGCTTTCGCTGCTGGCGAGGACATATATCGACCCGACTGGCGCGGAGGCCGCCGCCTCCGCCGCCGCTCTGCTGAAGGAGCTCAAAGAGAGGGGCCGATACAGCACGCAGGAGGGCGGCTTCTCGATGATCGCGCTCGGACGCTGGTTCTCGGCCCAGCCGCGCGGCGGAACGATATCCGGCAGGCTCGTCAGGGAACCCGGCGCGAAGACGATCGGAACGGTCGGCGAAAAGGAGAGGAGCGTCGCCGCCGAGGGCCTCGGCAGTTACATCGCGGAGAACGACGGCAAAGCGCGCCTCTATTCGGCCTGGAGCCTCTCCTATATCCCGGCGGGCGCGATAGCGGCAAGGAACGACGGCATTGAGATACGCCAGCGTATCGCCGACAGAAAGGGAAAGGTCGTCTCCAAAGAGGTCACGCGCGGGGAGGCGCTGACCGCCGCCGTCACGATCACGCCCAAAGCCGGCAGCCTGCGCGGCGTCGTCGCCGTCATGCCGCTGCCAGCCGGATTCGAGATCGAAAACCCGCGCCTTACGGGGGCCGGAGAAGAAAACGTGAGCGGCGTGCGCTCCGAAATACGCGACGACCGCCTCATCCTCTTCATCGAAGAGCTGCGCAAGCCGCTCAAATGGCACTACTCGCTGCGCGCGGTGACCGAAGGGACCTTCGCCTCGCCGCAGGTATACGCCGAATGCATGTACGACCCCGGCATATCGAGCGTCAGCGGCGGCGGAACGATCACGGTAAATGCCCCCAAATAA
- the pbpC gene encoding penicillin-binding protein 1C, protein MPPNKKITAAAGALPAAAWKRFKEKGLPQRAALVILLVLLAAKAALVVTFPIDAVLDRPASLVVTDKNGVPLRGSLSTAGEWRLPLPLPEMGRWMPAAVVALEDQRFYLHGGIDTIAIARAAWQNIAGGRIVSGASTITSQVVRLAVDRPRTPAGKAVEFAQGAALEFFMDKDKILETYLNSVPFGGNTRGVEAAARSWFGKPAKELSLAEAALLAGLLRGPAYYRPDRHPERARELRDRLIDTLERRGAASAQEARRAKAEPLPTARRAVSSLRIQAAEAAARYGGAREGRDSYGRFRSTLDSSLQRLLAAELTAALGGMEPGITAAAVLVENESGKVRGYVGNAREGSGGASSWVDCALSPRSPGSVLKPFIYALAFESGKATPATMLADTPQQPAGGGARNFDRLFRGPVSARAALADSLNVPAVRILRTVGTANALGLFRRLGFSHLTREAEWYGDSLALGGCEVSPLELARAYHTLADGGVDRPLVWSEKARPAAGTKVISAEGAALVLDILKDTRRNLPLYGEADADGKIVAFKTGTSYGLRDAWTAAVTKKWTLIVWFGDPSGRPHRGLVGLRAAAPSAVRIMLKLTRKGAPWFTLPPAVVKKELCALSGAPRNQWCPQARRDLFIEGVSDGEPCLLHTAAGGKIAIKWPAELETFFAGRGGAGAEKRLVITSPKNGAIYTKGAITEKIALSSEGGRGVIYWFADGELIGDSGAGAPLAWTMAAGSHKIAAADEYGAADEIEITVKRAAAGEAEDLPLLEENR, encoded by the coding sequence ATGCCCCCAAATAAAAAGATCACAGCCGCCGCCGGCGCTCTGCCGGCGGCGGCATGGAAACGTTTCAAAGAAAAGGGGCTGCCTCAAAGGGCGGCCCTCGTCATCCTTTTGGTCCTGCTCGCCGCCAAGGCGGCGCTCGTCGTCACCTTTCCCATAGACGCCGTCCTTGACCGCCCCGCCTCGCTCGTCGTCACCGATAAAAACGGCGTCCCGCTGCGCGGCTCGCTCTCCACCGCCGGAGAATGGCGGCTGCCCCTCCCCCTCCCGGAGATGGGGCGCTGGATGCCGGCGGCAGTCGTAGCCCTCGAAGACCAACGCTTCTATCTCCACGGCGGCATCGACACGATAGCGATCGCGCGCGCCGCGTGGCAGAATATCGCCGGCGGCCGCATAGTCTCCGGCGCCTCGACGATAACCAGCCAGGTCGTGCGCCTCGCCGTCGACCGCCCGCGCACGCCGGCGGGCAAAGCCGTAGAATTCGCCCAAGGGGCGGCGCTGGAATTCTTCATGGACAAAGATAAAATCCTCGAGACATACCTGAACAGCGTGCCCTTCGGCGGCAACACGCGCGGCGTGGAAGCCGCCGCGCGCTCCTGGTTCGGGAAACCGGCGAAAGAGCTGTCGCTCGCCGAAGCGGCGCTGCTCGCGGGTCTTTTGAGAGGGCCCGCCTACTACCGTCCCGACCGCCATCCCGAACGGGCGCGGGAGCTGCGCGACCGGCTGATAGACACGCTGGAACGCCGCGGCGCCGCCTCCGCGCAGGAGGCCCGCCGCGCAAAAGCCGAACCCCTGCCCACGGCGCGCCGCGCGGTCTCATCCCTCCGCATACAGGCGGCGGAGGCCGCCGCGCGTTACGGCGGCGCGCGGGAGGGGCGCGACAGCTACGGGCGCTTCCGCTCCACGCTCGACAGCTCCCTCCAGCGGCTGCTCGCCGCGGAGCTGACGGCGGCGCTCGGCGGCATGGAGCCGGGAATCACCGCGGCGGCCGTCCTTGTAGAAAACGAAAGCGGCAAAGTGCGCGGCTACGTCGGCAACGCGCGCGAAGGAAGCGGCGGCGCCTCTTCCTGGGTGGACTGCGCCCTTTCGCCGCGTTCCCCCGGCTCCGTGCTGAAACCCTTCATCTACGCGCTCGCCTTCGAATCGGGCAAAGCGACGCCGGCGACGATGCTCGCCGACACGCCGCAGCAGCCGGCGGGCGGCGGCGCGCGCAACTTCGACCGCCTCTTCCGCGGCCCAGTATCGGCGCGGGCGGCGCTCGCAGACTCCCTCAACGTCCCCGCCGTGCGCATCCTTCGGACGGTCGGGACGGCGAACGCCCTCGGCCTCTTCCGCCGCCTCGGCTTCTCACACCTGACGCGGGAGGCGGAATGGTACGGAGACAGCCTCGCGCTCGGCGGCTGCGAAGTCTCGCCGCTCGAGCTGGCGCGCGCCTACCATACGCTCGCGGACGGCGGCGTCGACCGGCCGCTCGTATGGAGCGAAAAAGCCCGCCCCGCCGCCGGGACCAAGGTCATCTCCGCGGAGGGAGCGGCGCTCGTCCTCGACATCCTCAAAGATACGCGCCGCAACCTGCCCCTCTACGGAGAGGCCGACGCGGACGGCAAGATCGTCGCCTTCAAGACCGGCACCTCATACGGCCTGCGCGACGCCTGGACCGCCGCCGTCACAAAAAAATGGACCCTCATCGTCTGGTTTGGCGACCCAAGCGGCAGGCCGCACCGCGGCCTCGTCGGGCTCAGGGCGGCCGCTCCCTCCGCCGTAAGGATCATGCTCAAACTCACCCGCAAAGGCGCCCCCTGGTTCACGCTGCCGCCGGCGGTCGTCAAAAAAGAGCTCTGCGCGCTCTCCGGCGCGCCGAGAAACCAGTGGTGCCCCCAGGCGCGCCGCGACCTCTTCATCGAGGGAGTCTCCGACGGCGAACCCTGCCTCCTCCATACGGCGGCGGGCGGGAAGATCGCGATAAAATGGCCCGCGGAGCTCGAGACCTTCTTCGCCGGACGCGGCGGAGCCGGGGCGGAAAAACGCCTCGTCATCACCTCGCCGAAAAACGGCGCGATCTACACAAAGGGCGCGATAACGGAAAAGATCGCCCTCTCCTCGGAGGGCGGCAGGGGCGTGATCTACTGGTTCGCCGACGGCGAACTGATAGGAGACAGCGGCGCCGGCGCTCCTCTCGCGTGGACGATGGCGGCGGGGAGCCACAAAATAGCCGCCGCCGACGAATACGGCGCGGCGGACGAAATAGAGATAACCGTGAAAAGAGCGGCCGCCGGAGAGGCGGAGGACTTGCCGCTGCTTGAAGAAAACCGCTGA
- a CDS encoding CGGC domain-containing protein, with protein sequence MSIKFVVIIQCDIAKLRCSGFACTKSFYDREGFFKDLGYPHGTRYLALTCGGCCGGSIASKLEHFSNKLLKQTDIKKDEVAVHLSSCMVTDNYHHDRCPNLEYIKGIIRKKGYKNIADGTFQSTNATKKREAGIYKNHELETFCGAED encoded by the coding sequence ATGAGCATCAAATTCGTCGTCATCATCCAGTGCGACATCGCAAAACTCAGGTGCAGCGGCTTCGCCTGCACGAAGAGCTTCTACGACCGCGAGGGCTTCTTCAAAGACCTCGGCTACCCACACGGCACGCGCTACCTCGCGCTCACCTGCGGCGGCTGCTGCGGCGGTAGCATCGCCTCAAAGCTCGAACACTTTTCAAACAAACTGCTCAAACAGACTGACATAAAAAAAGACGAGGTCGCAGTGCACCTCTCCTCCTGCATGGTCACCGACAACTACCACCACGACCGCTGTCCGAACCTCGAATACATCAAGGGGATAATCCGTAAAAAAGGCTACAAAAACATCGCCGACGGCACCTTCCAAAGCACAAACGCGACAAAAAAACGCGAAGCGGGAATATACAAAAACCACGAGCTGGAAACATTCTGCGGCGCGGAGGACTAA
- a CDS encoding type II toxin-antitoxin system Phd/YefM family antitoxin — MNMIRPVSDLRNCFADISKTVHETAQPVFLTKNGYGDMVVLSMEAFERLQFESEVYFKLQEAEREAEITNKRFSSKEVLKAMKEAIGGEQVV, encoded by the coding sequence ATGAATATGATCAGACCGGTCTCGGATTTACGAAATTGTTTTGCCGATATTTCTAAAACAGTGCATGAAACGGCTCAACCGGTATTTCTGACGAAAAATGGCTATGGCGATATGGTAGTCCTAAGCATGGAGGCGTTTGAGCGCTTACAGTTTGAAAGCGAAGTCTATTTTAAGCTGCAGGAAGCGGAACGGGAAGCGGAAATCACCAATAAGCGTTTTTCCTCCAAGGAGGTACTGAAAGCAATGAAAGAGGCCATCGGAGGAGAACAGGTTGTATAA